Part of the Odocoileus virginianus isolate 20LAN1187 ecotype Illinois chromosome 27, Ovbor_1.2, whole genome shotgun sequence genome is shown below.
GGTGTCTGCAGTTTTCACAAGTTGCCATTCAGGCTCCCCCGGAGAAGGttctctgtctcccccacccacccaggcaGCCCCTGACCTCTGGGTTGGCAGCCATTGACCTTTGAGAGGCATCATTGATTCACTATTTCCTCGGTAGGCATGTGGGGGAGTGGTTCTCCCCTGGGGgcatgtggggtgtgtgtgtgtgtgtgtgtgtgtgtgtgtgtgtgtggtgtggtgtgcaactcagtcatgtcctactctttgtgaccccatggactgtagcccaccaggcttgtctatagggttttccaggcaagaatactagagtggcttgccatttccttctccaggggatcttcccaacccagggatcgcacttgtgtctcttgagtcttctgcattggcaggtgggttctttactactggcgCTACCTGGGAAGTTCGCTAAAAACTCAAGTGCAGCGATGCAATGGGTGCCAGGCCCATGATCCTGTAGTTCTTAGACTTCAGCAGGAGATGAAGATACAGAGTGTTTGGGCATCCTTAAAAGTACCAATCACTAACTGCAAAGAGAATGACTAATTTCTCTCTTTTACATGGCCTGTAGTCTTTACATGTATCCAGGTGCTAAGTGATTCTTGTAAAATTTATAGATTCTTTTTAAGAGTCactgaatatatttttctcaacCAGTGGGTACTAAAGCAAAACTACTATCATGAGGGAGGAGCACAGGCATTTTAAAAGGGGAGGATCTCTGGATTGGCTGTGTGCCTGTTGAGAGCAAGAAGGGGCTGGAGGGATTGGGTGTAGGCATCAAAGGAaagatggaggctcagagaaggaagcGGAGAGGGGAGGCTGTGTCAGGATCAGTTTCACCTGCTTGATATACTTTGTTAAAATTTACTTTCCTAGTCTAGCTGGAGAGCTTGGTGATCCCCAGTTCAGCCCTTGGGCTTTATAGCTCAGAGCTGGGCAGTGACTTGTCTAAGGTCACCCTGCTGGGGAGCAATATAGATGTTGGCCTGTATGGCTGTGAGTCAAGGGCTCTGTATCACTTAatcatccttccctccttcacACTCTAGACTGAGAAGACCACAGCAGGCAGAGGTTTGGGCAAAGCTGAGGATCTGTCATCAGATTCCTGGACTGCAGTTATTAACTTCCCTTCACCtagaggagggcttccctggtgggcagcGGTAGAGAATCTTGCCTGCGacgcaggagaccggggtttgatccctgggtcaggaagatctgctggagaaggcagtggcaacccactccagtaatattgcctggagaatcccgtggacgtaggagcctggcaggctgcagttcatagggtcgcaccAAGTTGGACACGTctaaagcagcagcagcacataggGGAAGGCTGTTGTCCCTCGCCAGAGGAGGCAGAGCCCGAAACTCAGGGGCTCTCGGTGGGCAAGACTTCCTCCCTGGGCCCCAGGACTACCCTGAGTGCCAACTAGAGGCTCAGGATTCTGGGACCCCACAGTCAGGTAGGAAAGGCCCCAGTTCACCCTCCCTGCCTTGCCTCTGCTCCTGCTGGTTAAGGGGAAGAGGTAGGGCCTCCTAGGATCCTCATCACACACACTGCTCTAACCACACACCCAGTCTCAGGCCCCTCACCCTGGGCCTGGCAGTCAGGGGGTGAGGAAGCCAAATTCTCAGCTGATCACCCATGAAGCCTAAAACTGCTTCTGGAGGGGAAACGGTGTGGACATTGGGGAACTCACCATTCCCGAGGCTCCCCTCCCTGCAGCCCTCTGTCAGGATGGGTACTCACTCCTAAAGCTCTTCAGAGAGGGAAGTTTTGGGGGCCCTTCAAAAGCTCAGAGTCCTTAGCTCCTGTGTTCAGCCTAAATCCATTCTGAGCAGAAGTGCCATtcctactgatttttttttattttttttcccacctatCTGGACAAAAGCTATGGTACTTTCTATAagaattcagagaaggaaaaactcATCTGATCTCTCCCCCAAGCCTTCTCTTCTTCAGAGAAGACAATCCTGACTCCTTTGGGGGTACTACTCAGAGGACTTGctgttcttcctcttccttctggcCCCATCACAGCTCTGCCCAGGATGACCGGTGGCAGCCTTTCTGCCAATATGTCGGAGAGAAGTGGGTGACTGTCCCAGcttgctctgggctggtgcaggTCCTCTGGCCTCCTCCCAAGAGAGGGTGCCAAGGCCAGGGACAGTTTTGGTGAGGACAGGCTGACCCTGAGGTCTTTTCCCTTCTCACCCAGTCTTTCTGGTTAGGGAGTATGCCCTGCTGGTCTCTAtctgtcatctgcttcttcctctgccttctgacCACTTCTCTATTGCTCTTTTGCCTTTCCggcatccccacccccagcactaTCACTACTTCCTCCCATCCTAGGCTCTAGTATCATAGGCTGGTGGGAGAACTGCCTTCCTCATCTTTCTCTCCTATGAAATGGGCTCTGCAGTTTCTGGTCCACCTGCCGCTGGGCCTGAGACTACCACTGCTACTCAGGTTCCCAGAATGGACacgttttctgttgatgggttgAAATCTACCACTAATTCTGTGTGACCGCAGAAGCTGCTGGGTGGGCTTGTTGTGAGCTGTGATGTGGTACAAAGACAGTGGATGGATGGTTAGATTTTGCATCCTCCCCATGCAATCTTCCTTGTAAATACTcaatgggtgggggtggggaacaggcATCTGCCCAGTTAGAGGCCAAGACAGAAGCTCCAACTAAGAAGCCTTACTGCCTAGTGGGCTCAGGAAATCTGAGTGCAGTACCTTCCATTTATGAGGGAAATAGAGAGCCTGGAGCTGTCACAGGGGCCACAGCTAATGGAGTGGTGGAAAATGGAGACAACAGACTATGGAGGTTGGGATTGTTCCTGAAAGATATTAAAGGGGCAACATGGGAGGCGGATATAGGACATGGAGTTTCTGTAAAGATGGGTTTTGGATGATCTGCTTTTCCTCTGTCTGCCCTGCAGAGCTCACTAGACTACATAACCTGCAATAAGAGGATTTAAGTAGAATGTGAGGAAGAACCTGCCTCTTGGGAGATTCTCTCGGATGATCAAAGGTGGTCATGGACTCTCCTTCCTAGGAGAGCCAAGAATCATTTACTAGAGGCTCACAAGTCTGGCTAAGGGGTCAATTATCAGATAGGACCAGTTTGGGATATCCAAGTTCATTATGTCCAAGTTCAGCAAAGTAGAGGGAGGGGAACAATGCCATCCAATTTGTCTCTTGGGTTTCCAGGCACCTCCTGCTCAGTCATTTAGAATGGAGGTTTCCTTGAGACCTttccggggcggggggtgggggtgggggtgggtggggagggggaaggcggCAGGAAAGATACAGGAGTCTATGGCCTAGCCTCATGCCAGGCGCATACCTGGTGCTCAATAATATTTGTAGAGCGAATGAATGAACCCCTAAGGCAGATCCCAGAGGGCTGAGGCCTCCCTCATCCTGTCTCCTTGTGTCCCCTGGCTCCAGTGGCCTAGAGCCTGGCTTCTTGCCCACTAACGAGGGTGAAGGCAGCACTAACCCAGGACGGCAGGAGAGAAACTTTTTGGTCTCCCAGGAATTATCTAGGACCAAGCAATGAACTTCAGGGCAATCACTGATGGGGCTCTTCCTGGACTCAGATTCCACTCCTTCCCTGCTAGAAGTCTCAAGGCCTAAGGTAAGTTTCCCAACCTGGTGGGCATGAGGGGGTTGGTGAACGGGCAGCAGTATGATGGGGTCTTCAGTCCTTGCTCCTTCCCAGGTCTGTCCTGCCTAGGAGGCAGGGTGCAGAGTAGATGCTCTCCTGCCGAGGGGGCCTGAGCTGCCTGGTTTGGGGCCGTGAGAGGCTCTTGAACCCTCTCTCTCAACTCTGGGAGGAAGTGACTGACAAGTGCTAGCTAACTGTCTCTCTTCAAAGCCAGGAGGAAGCACCAGGAAGGAGTAAGGTGCATGCCCAAGCTTGACTCTGGGGAGACGTGTGCTCATCACATGGAATCTGGGATGTAGCTTGGCTCGTGGCCCTCAGAACCCCATGATGCCGCCTCTCTCCTGAGAGTTTTGGGTCGGGGCTCTGGACCATGGCCCTGCATACCCCTCACTGGAGCCTCTGGACGGTGGGCAGCAGCATCCACCAGGCCATGTCACCCCAGTTACCCAGCACTGGCCCCCCACCCTTCCTGGGCCCCTGGCTAGCTGGGGTGCCCCTGGAGGAGCGCAGAGTTCGCGCCTAGAGCCCAGGAAGCGGGGGCTGCTGAGACGCGTCCGCCGGCCTCCCGGCGCCCCGGGTGCCTCTCACCTTGAGCTGGGACTTGGAGACCTTGCCGCTCTTTTCCACGTCCAGTGCGGTGAACGCGTACCAGATGGACTTGAGCAGCTCCTTGCGCAGGGCCATGGCTGAGGCGCCCGCCCGGCCCAGGGGCGGCTCTGACACCAAGATCCGGTTTCAGGAAATGCAAACGGCAGCAGAGACCGCAGCAGGGCCGCGGCGCGGACCGAGAGCTCCACCTGCCTGCTCTCGCGGGCTCCCGCGCTGGCAGGACCCAGCTTGTGGCTCAGCAGCCCCGCTCTCTGCTTGCGACTGGGGACCAAGCCCTGGGGAGCTATGGCCCCAGCTCTGTTCAACCTGGTTCCCTGAGCGTGAGGCCCTTTGGGAGCCTCCTCAGCCCCCAAGCCTCCTCGGCCCCCAGAGGCAGTTTGCTGAAGGAAAAGCGAGCCTGTCctgactttggagtcagacagcaAGGGGCAGGTCTGGTACCAACCCCACACTTACCAGGTGGGAGGCTTTGGATGAGTAACATAACCTCTTCAAGCAGCTTCTCATTGGTAAAGAGGAGGAATGCTCACCTCATAGATTGTAAAGAGGTCTGAGGATGGACATAAAGCTGGAGTAGGCTCTGGATAAAGCATCTCTTTTAAGGCCATCTAACACTACTGTGGTGGTGGGGCTCCTCCTACCACCAATACAAACTTGGAGGAGGAACTGGGCCAGAGCACCTCTCTAGGTCGAGAGGACTTGGCACGTGATTAGCTGCTCCCTTATCACCTGGCCTTGGCTCTGACAAGGCACGCAGAGGACTGCCCCCTCTGGGGCCTAGTGGCTCTGACCCAGAGACTCTGAGGCTCATGGGTTGAGCCCCGTGGTGGGGCCCAGCTTCCAGGGCACTGGGAGCAGGAGGTTGGGGACCCAGGGTGGGGACATCagtgcttctgtttctttagacTCAGTACCTGTGAGGGCTGGCACATACTCCTGCCACTAACAGTGGCCTTGGATGTTGAAGGTAACTGAAGCGCCCCTACCCGGGGGCATGCCCCAGCACCTgtccttccaagaagcaggtACAAAAGAGAGTTTGCTAGGCATCCTAAGAGAGGATGCCTGTGTTAGGGGAGGCGGCGCATACCCGtgacagtggggagaggaaaacaGACACCTCCACCTCCAATCCCTGTGATGCTCCCAAGCAggaggggtcaaacccacgtgtTCTTTCCATCACCTCCCTTTCCTGTGTTCTGTCCTTCCCGCCAGGACTGGTCCGGTCCTACCACATACTTTTCAGTAGACTCTGACTGTGTCTTTGGACTTCCACAGCATGGTCCCAGACACCTAGGTGGGTACCCCCAGAGCTGGGTATCAAAGCTGGCACTTCAGCACCAGGACAGCAGAGCCATCAGAAATCTTGGGTGCCTTGGCAAGGGTACCCCCAATCCGTGGGGCTTTCCTGACTTGAGCAGTggactgtgtgctgtgtgtggagAAGCGGTTGGGTCTGGAGGGGCTGTGATGACATATCACAAAGCAAGGTAGAAAAAAACAGAGTTCCTTCAGCCTACTCATCTTGAGGCTTGAGATCCAACCAGAGCCTGGAAGCAGTGGTCACACTGGCCTTGTTTGGCTACTCGGAGCCCAGCTGCTCAGCTGTGGGCAGGAAGCCACCGGCCACTCCTTGGGGTTTCTCTCACATTAGGGCTTCCTTCCCCGGGACTCCTGGGAGGCAGGCACCCCAGTCCAACACTGAGGCTGAGTGAGGTCTGCACCTGAGTGAGGTCTGCGCTTGGGATATAGGGCCAAGAGCCTGATTTGACCAGCCCTGGCACCAGGGCCCAAAGctgaaagaagggaggaaagaccCAGGTGGAAACTTGGAACTTTTATTAAATACTCATTCACCCATTTGCCACCACCAtccagagcaggaaaaaaaattatcaaaatgcagttaaaaaaaataaaacaaattacacCCGATCCCCAGTATGTACAGTCATTCCTGGCCTCTCTGCCACAGCTGTGGAGAGGCTGGGGAGCAGCTGGGGTGGGCGTGGGGCTGGGCACCTTTCTCCAGCCACGGGCCCCTGAGCGATTCTGACTGTGGTGGCAGAAAGTCCCTGCTGCCAAGGGGCCAGACACCTTGGCTGGCCTCCGGGGAGGTGTTTATtgctgggaggggcagggctgggcccgcTCTGCCCCTACTGGGCGGAAGAGCTGTCTGACTGCTCCCAGAGTGGGCAATGACCAGTTGGGAGTAGAGGACCAGTCCCAAGAGCAGCCCCAATCGCCACCTGAGAAGGGGGATGGACCGAGGGCAGGATGGGTGTtttccagagaggagagagggtgcTCAGCTGATTCTGGGGGGGAGGACACCCCAGTGCAGCCTGCTGATCAAGCTTGTCCTCCTTAGCTCCTGAGGAAGATGCACGCCCCCGATTCCAGCTGCCCGGCCCTCCTTGGGGGCAGGGCTCCCGTGCCCTTCAGGCCGTTTTCCTGCTGCCTTCTTGCCCCAGAGGCCTGTGCGGCCACCTGCACGTCAGCCACAGCCTGGGCCCTTGGAGGCAAGGATGCCTGTGCGGCCCGGCACCTCCTTCAGCGCAGTGTGGGACCCAGCCCTTGGGCTCAGCAGCTGCTCTCCGACTCTGCAGTCTCCAGGGTCACCGCCCCCTGCTGCATGGCAGCGGTGGCCACGCTGATGGCCTCCTCTAAGGTCTGCTGCTCCTCCAGCTgtggagaaggagggagaaagtgaGACCCTCCCTCCCAGGTCCCAGTGGTAGAGTATGTGGTCTACTCTTTTGAATGTCCTCCACCTACCCAATGTCACACACACCTGAGCACTCAGTAGGGCCCCAGGAAACAGGAAGTTCACTGATAGAACCCTTTCAGGCTAGGCATGGTGAGGAGCCATGGAACGGTCCAGGGTCAGACAGAGCAGCTTGCTCATGGCAGGGGAATGGCGGGTTGGAATAATCATATACTTCAGCCCCCTTATtttccagatgaaggaacaggGACACGAAGAAATGAAGGGTTGAGACTGCAAGGCAGACTGCCATGAAAGTTACCATGAAGGTCAGAAGGGGCTCCCCACCCTGCCTCAGTGAAGGAAGAGCCTGAGCCTGAGACAGGTGTGTGGATGCGGGCAGGAAAGGCTTTGTCCTCTGAAATGGGCACCTTCAGACCCGAATGCGTCCTCTCCTAGTCCTGCACCGAGTGCCCCTGCCCTTCCTGCTGCTtctccagcccccagcctcctcacCTGCACCGCAATGTGAGTTCCGTTGGCTGTGGCCAGCAGCGCCACCTGCTGATGATGAAGGGATGCTACACTTGAGTCCTCAGCCACCACAGTCCCAGAGGTAATGATTGTGACCTGAAATAATATTAAGAACGAGGTTTTCCAACCTACCTACATTATTCTCCCAACCCCCAATCCAAAAAAATCCTTTCAAGCAATGTGGCTGGGAACAACCcagaaggaaatgaataaaatcatgaTGAGTCAGATTAATGAACTAGCTTGGGGCTCAGAGCTAAGCGGGGGTTGTAGTGGtggcggtggtttagtcgctaagttgtgtccgactcgagACCCCATGCACTAGAACCCACCAGAttcctccttccatggaattttccagacaagaacactggagtgggttgctatttccttctccaggggatcttcccaacccaggaatcgaacctgggtctcctgcattgcaggcagattcttttactgactgagctaccaaggaagccctaagtGGGGGCTATATGTTTCTTTAACTTATAGCCAACTTAACTTATGAATTTTGAGCCACAGAAGGACAGAGCTGTAAAAGGCCCCAGAGGTAACTTAATATTCTCATTTGAAAATGGACTAAAGCTCATGGAAAAGTAACATGCAACATGCCTATGGCAGCAAGCAAACTGTCTCGACTCTCAGAGCAATGCTTGTCAACAAAGGAGAGTTGCTGATGACCCAGAGGAGTTGTAGGTAAGACACTTTATCTGTGGGAATGTTGGCCCTCCTAAGAAGGCTGGACTAATTTAGCCCGCACTTTAAGGCCCGTCCCACAGAAAGGAAGGACAAGAGAGGAAGAATTCCAAGCAAACCGCCTAGTCGTACGGGCTGTGTCTGGGTGCCATCGGCGCTGACCATGGCGACTGTGTGTGTGCCAGAGGTGGCAAGGTCATCGTCGTGACTGGGAATGGCAAGGGTGGTGCTGCCATGCTGGGTCACCATACTGATGGCGCTCCCCAGGGCCTGCAGGTCTTCTGGGGACAGGCTGACCTGCCAATAGGAAGGAGGAAGATGAGCTAGGAGCGGAGGGGAGGGTTGTCTGAAAGCCCCTAGGCAGATGGACCTGCTCGTTCAGGTTTGCCTACTGGTAGACTAGAGGATCAGCTTCTTGTCACAGGAGGAGGGGTCAGGACAAGCAAGTGAAATGGCCCTGGTTGCAAAGAGAGGCTACACTGGAAGAACTCTGCTGACCACGTGTATTCACCACCACTTTGCCTCAGGGCTCTGTTCCATGCAATTCAGGGTCTCTACCCAATTTCATTCTCATATCAACTCTAAGAGTCATAGGTGCACTTGCCGGTGAGAGTGCAGACAAAGGTCAGGTTATACTGCTGGTGAGAAAGCCCGGGCTTCCAGATACCACCCCATGCTCTGGCCCATACACCAACGTGcctctctggaggaggacatcCAAGTGTTTGACCCAGACAAACAGGACCTGTCAGCCCTCAAGTAAAAAGGGAAACTACTAGCTGTGCTCCAGAAGCCCCCGAGACTGAGCTGGACGCAcgagcagaaggagcaggaggcctGTGTCACAGGGAGCTGGTAGCCTCGGCCTCGGCTCTTGAGATCCACAAGGGCAAAAAAGAGAACCTGGGTGAAGATGGGGCTATTAGAACCTGGAGCTCCCCAGAGAGAGCTCcccagagaaagagggagggagtaCCTGCCAGAGGGGCCCACCCACCCCTCGCCCCCTGGCCTGTACCTGCTGGGCACCATCCTGTGTGATCAGAGCCACCTGGGGGGCCCCGTCCTCCTCGGTCACCATAGCCACTTGGGTAGGGAGGTCATCGCCCTCTTCCTTCACCTCCGACACGTAAGCAATGCGGGGTCGCTTGGGGGGCGGGCTCTCCTCGGCTGCAGAGGCGGCTGGGAGAGGAGAGCCTGGGCTGACACCTGCCCCCAGGTGGTcatggggaggcctggcttgtCCCCTCACCTCCTGCCCACACCCCTCACCCTCGAGCTGCTGCTGCTCGTAAAGGGCCTGCTCGCTCTCCTCTGTGGCCTCCAGCTCGCCGTGGGCGCTGCGCTTGTGCATGGCCAGGGTGGAGGTCTGCCGGTAGGTCTTCCCGCAGGTGCTGCAGGTGTAGGGCTTGCAGTGTGTGTGCACCACGTGGTGCTTATACAGGCTCGAGTACTCGGTGAAGCGCTTCCCGCAGCCTGGCACCGTGCAAACGTATGGCTTCTCCCCTGGGGACACTGGGCTGTGAGGGGGGTGGGACCTGGGGCTGGCAA
Proteins encoded:
- the ZNF76 gene encoding zinc finger protein 76 isoform X6 gives rise to the protein MFPAEGYDPSALEAVQLEDGSTAYIHHPMAVPSDGTILAVQTEVGLEDLAAEDDEGFSADTVVALEQYTSKVLHESQAPHNGKGQQVGDRAFRCGYKGCGRLYTTAHHLKVHERAHTGDRPYRCDFPSCGKAFATGYGLKSHMRTHTGEKPYKCPEELCSKAFKTSGDLQKHVRTHTGERPFRCPFEGCGRSFTTSNIRKVHVRTHTGERPYTCPEPHCGRGFTSATNYKNHVRIHTGEKPYVCTVPGCGKRFTEYSSLYKHHVVHTHCKPYTCSTCGKTYRQTSTLAMHKRSAHGELEATEESEQALYEQQQLEAASAAEESPPPKRPRIAYVSEVKEEGDDLPTQVAMVTEEDGAPQVALITQDGAQQVSLSPEDLQALGSAISMVTQHGSTTLAIPSHDDDLATSGTHTVAMVSADGTQTQPVTIITSGTVVAEDSSVASLHHQQVALLATANGTHIAVQLEEQQTLEEAISVATAAMQQGAVTLETAESESSC